From Amphiprion ocellaris isolate individual 3 ecotype Okinawa chromosome 2, ASM2253959v1, whole genome shotgun sequence, a single genomic window includes:
- the mef2b gene encoding myocyte-specific enhancer factor 2B has translation MGRKKIQISRILDQRNRQVTFTKRKFGLMKKAYELSVLCDCEIALIIFNSTNRLFQYASTDVDKVLLKYTEYSEPHESRTNTDILETLRRKGLGLDGSELDSEESMQVAADKYPLSEGMDLSVARQRFYGPSLLSPEAQFLVSAGCENGFPNSSGSSMASHRPPGFKPLSSRPGSASPAAPHTTFMTPHSGIGYSVFSHGNLNRALDMKSPPPLNLGSENLRAEAANQAMGAARANHNSARGLLYQGLHSGSSMVAMGKAGLLSHSLGGYSLPPPGSPEYGQPGFYHSVSLQRGTVNPWQPVQPPQEPHGPHGPHISPGMSSGGCSFPSQSCSSTSPHLPSLNLSIKSERSSPEHMSSPTSPPLHHLRQHSPMSNPDSARHTPPESGPANGAKEFPKASYLQDEEDGGQSLRQLEMSDGWQR, from the exons AtgggaagaaagaaaatacaaatttctCGTATTCTTGACCAGAGGAACAGACAG gTGACTTTCACCAAGCGTAAGTTTGGTCTGATGAAGAAGGCGTACGAGCTGAGCGTGCTCTGTGACTGTGAGATCGCCCTCATCATCTTCAACAGCACCAACCGTCTGTTCCAGTACGCCAGCACCGACGTGGATAAAGTTCTGCTGAAATACACGGAGTACAGCGAGCCGCACGAGAGTCGTACCAACACGGACATACTGGAG ACCCTGCGGAGGAAAGGCCTCGGTCTCGACGGCTCAGAGCTCGACAGCGAGGAGAGCATGCAGGTGGCAGCAGACAAATATCCTCTGAGCGAGGGAATGGATCTGTCTGTGGCTCGCCAACGCTTCTAC GGTCCGTCTCTGCTCTCACCAGAGGCACAGTTTCTGGTGTCTGCAGGTTGTGAGAACGGTTTCCCCAACTCCTCCGGATCCAGCATGGCCTCCCACAGACCTCCAGGCTTCAAACCTCTGAGCTCCAGACCCGGATCTGCCAGTCCTGCTGCACCACACACCACATTCATGACCCCACACTCAG GCATCGGCTACTCTGTGTTCTCGCATGGAAACCTGAATCGAGCTCTCGACATGAAGAGTCCTCCTCCTCTGAACCTGGGCAGTGAGAACCTGCGAGCAGAGGCAGCTAATCAGGCCATGGGCGCTGCACGTGCTAACCACAACTCTGCT AGGGGTCTCCTGTATCAGGGCCTCCACAGCGGCAGCTCCATGGTGGCGATGGGGAAGGCAGGGCTGCTGAGTCACAGTTTGGGAGGATACAGTCTCCCTCCTCCTGGATCCCCTG AGTACGGCCAGCCTGGTTTTTATCACTCTGTTAGTTTACAGCGAGGAACAGTGAACCCCTGGCAACCAGTACAGCCGCCTCAGGAGCCTCACGGGCCCCACGGGCCTCATATAAGTCCAGG GATGTCCAGTGGGGGGTGCTCCTTCCCCTCTCAGTCCTgctcctccacctctccacatCTGCCCTCCCTCAACCTCAGCATCAAATCGGAGCGCAGCTCTCCTGAGCACATGTCCTCACCTACCTCCCCTCCTCTGCACCACCTCAGGCAGCATTCTCCAATGAGCAACCCCGATTCTGCTCGACATACCCCTCCAGAAAGCGGCCCGGCCAATGGCGCCAAGGAGTTTCCCAAAGCCAGCTACCTGCAAGACGAGGAGGATGGAGGGCAGTCGCTCAGGCAGTTAGAGATGAGTGACGGCTGGCAGAGATAG